The window GGGTTTTATTTAAACCGTAAAAATGTGCACCTATTGTGGCGCTTTTTGACCAGCCGCTATACGTTTGAACCTATAGTGGCGGGCTATAAGCGCCGCTATAGGGTTTTATTTAAACCGTAAAAATGTGCACCTATTGCGGCGCTTTTTGACCGCCgctattggtttttttttttttttttttttccccagtgGGCTTTAAAACTACTATTTTCATcaaaaatgttgtttaaaccTGTTACAAATATATTGTTCAGACCTGTTTAAAACCTGTAATAGTTTTAGCTCTACTAACACAATACCACAAATGTAATTAATTAACAACACTACAAATGTCTCCAAATTAACgtaatattaatatagaaataTCGATTATCAAATACATAACGTTGTCTATAACCACCGTCATAAGCTTAACAAAAAAAGATGTGGTCCTTTGAATAAAACAACCACTCAAATTAAGCTAATACTATAATCAAAGTTCTAAAGTGTTTAAAAATATCCTTCAACACTTGCAAAAAATGCGGTTGTTCTTCTGTAGTTCTTTGTACACAAAAAAGTTCTCGAACACCAAGATAAAACTTATAAGCTGCTTGGTTGATAGGATGCAGCTGACGATTTTTGGAGAGCTGGAGATTGTTGAGCCGAAGGAACATCCTAAATACAAAATATGATTACTCAATAAGTGTGCATAAATGGAATAGGATGACAAGAAAATATTACCAAgacaaaaaatggaaataagTTAAATGAAGACATTTATACGCACTCACAACAATAACGAAGTGCTTACAAAGAGAAAAACATTGACTAAGTCTTTATTAATATACCTGATTGCATTGGGAAGAAATTTGTTGCATTTGTTGAAACATGCGAGCCATTCTTTGCTCCATTTCTTCGAATTGACTAAGTCTTTCCTTCATTTCGTCAAAACTTGCAAGTTTATCCTCCATAGTAGCCAAGGAAGCCTTCAGTTGTGCAACTTCATTGTCCCTTGCTTGACTTGAGTGTATTTCAATGTCTGTGAGAGCACTCTTGCTACTTCGACCACTTGGACTTGGACCAAATCCTATCCCACGAATAGGACCTTTGCACTCCTTACCCATCACTTTGGCAAACACATCGTCTATTGACCATGCAATACTACCACTTGTGTCAGATGACTGCAAATGATTCGAAGAATCATCCAACAATTCCTTCATTTTGTCCTGATATTTGGgtttgaacaaaacaaaaaaagttagaaatcaTATAGTTAAAATGACCCcacaacatatatatacatatatataggaTGAGACAAGCAACCACCAATATGTACCAGTAATCCTCAAGAGAAAATTGACAATCTATAGGCAACTCACCACATGAACCtctccaaaaaaacaaaaagaagtcCTAAACATCCACTGGGTATGCTGTAATATAACAAAGGAACTAAACATAGAGGCCTCAACTCAATAAGAATAACATTTCCACAATGAAATGGAGTTTGCTATGTAATCCAACAATCAAATGACCCCACAATAAAAACTAATGTGTATTGGCTAATATCAATTtgaaatatatcaatttaaaattggAGTTTCTTGTTAGAAAAACATCATCATATGCCAAGTCACTAATGTGCACTGCTACATCTAAGCTTAGATCTTGCCATTTGTTCCTGGACATGGTTACATCCTAGATGATCCATCTTAGGCTAGTATGATGGTTGGAAAGTAATTCAGAATCCCCTCAAATCATAATTCTAGTCCTATAAATGTAACTATCATACAAGTTGAAAAGACCAGAAGAAGAATGTGATTATAATTCAAGGGCTTAAGAAGAAATTTTCGATACATAGAGTGAGGGGCAATGAAATTCACAGCCAATCCAAATCCTCAAAAAAGGAGGAGGGTTTTGGAAGGTTGACGCCATCATAACATTTGGTCACTTCATTACGAATGAAGAGTGAGGGGCAATTAACTTTATGCCAGGAATTACTAATGCAACTTTCATACCATGAATACTAAGGAGAAGCAATGAAATATGAAAGGTTTTATGCCACAATATTGTTCCCAAACAACACTAACTTCTCCATCCAATCTACATTTTAAACCTCAGCATCTCTCTCTAAGTCAATAACTAATTTAAAATTCATCCATTCccattacattattttttgtatttgtatttagGAATTGGAAAAAGCCTTTCCTAAAACTATATCATATGAGATACCTTGAGTCATTTGTGGAATTCTTGAAAGTTTTATATCTAAGTCACAACCACCAAGATATATAAGGGTGCACACATAATGGGCTATAATAAACATATGCTGAAATGCAAGGTTGACATTAGAACTTGATCTCTGAAATTAAAGTTACACCTTTCATGAAATcattctttaaaagaaaaaaaaggggggtgTCATATTAATCCCATCATTTCAATCATGAAGGTGAAACATTGATAATAGTATATACTTACCCTTCTTTAATTCAATGACAAAAGAAGGGTATTTATAATGGTACAGTAAAAACACATCTGGCAATAGCCATGGCATAATTAGCTTTGAGCTTACTTCTCTCTTTATAATTCCAAAGCTAGGCACAAACTACAGGTCTACACTACTAAGAACCATCAAATTTTACCATCAATCATTAATAACAATTATCATTGAATTCCTATTTTGTTTACCCCCATCTACAATGGAGAAATTACTCACCATTTTTGCTTTCACTACAGGATTAACTGCAGATCCATCTTTACGAGTATGTAGTATTGGATATAATATTGCACGCTCTATAGGACGTCCATCCGTTTTTGCCTACATTATGAACAACATATTTATGTAGTGATAAATATCGGTTCCACATAAACTTTAAGAGAAGTCAAAATCATCTAAAAAATAGTCATAATACTTATTACCTTTTTTGCAGCGTGCACAGCAAAGCTACAAGAACTAGCAGTATGTAAGTCATCCTGTTTAAAACGACGCTCCTTATTCTTATCTGACTCTAACTACATTCaacaaaattatatgtttatatacaGTATGCTTTAAGTATCTAAAGCCACTTTTAGCTAAAGCCAAAATGCAAACAATATTTACAGTATTTTACTAATTTATAAGAGTTGCACACAAAAAATTGCAATGTATTGGACACAAGCTACACAAAAAGGTCACTATAAAATTaccataaataaaaacttttagcGCATCTATCTATACATTGTACATTAAAAGTGGTAGGAAATATGAAATTTGCTTGATAAATAAGATTACTCAAAGTTGACATATGCTTGGAaataaagccaaaaaatagaactcATGAACATCAATTATTGCCATGATTAATTGTTATCACTATGACTAAGATTATCATTATATTAATACTTCCTGTTATTATTCACTTCTACTAACGGTATTACTGGTATATATATACTGATTAAATATATTCTTTTCAAACAAAAGGTACATTAAGGCAGCCGAAAGTGGCTCTTGATGATTCTATCAATAGACAATTGGTTAACTAAAAACAGAATATTTCAAGTACTTCCCTTCTAATCAATCCCAATCTAACATCTCTGTCCTACATGTGATTAGTTAGAAGTATCTCAGATGTGATAATTTCTTTTAGAGAACTGAAAACCATGCTGGAATATGACTGTAAAGATTAACTCAATGGTGAAAATAGACTACAGAGGCAGTTAGATTTAACAAAGTGAAGGTTAAAAAAAGCACCTTTGGTTCCTTCACGAAGTGACTTGGCAACACGAAAAGGGGCCTTCTTGAGACCCTCTCTATTAATATCCTCCCCTAAACCATGCAATAGAACTCTGACAGCATCTTCAATGGCTATAGTCTTTGGTCAATGGAACCTAGTTTCACTCCATTCTCAAGCTCCAAATCCCCACAGTCACCAATCCGAGGAAATAAAAACAACATATATCAATAGTTATATAGACATATGCACAAACAAATTCAATGTTATAATaccttaaaaaattgaaagaaaagtagatagagagagagagagagagagagatacctgAAGAAGACGAGAAGGTATTTTTGGGATTGTGAAGAAATTGGTTTGAGGCTGAACAAACTTTTTCTCTCACAGACAAAGACACAGTAGCAGAAGCAAAGCAATCCCTTAAAGCCAAACCAAAACCCCAAAGAATTTGCGTCACTGTACACGATTTTGGGATTACATTTTGTCATAGAATGTTAATAATGATATGAAGTTTCTTCAATCTTCATGTTATTTtgcattagattttttttattaattgttaacTATATTTCtctactcatatatatatattaaaaaaaaaaaaaaagtgtctgaAGCTGACATTATCAAGCAACTTGTTATGCTTGTGATAATTTGTGTTGATGTGTCAAGTGATTTGGTacctttataataaaaaataaaaaaaaaatctttggcCTAAAAGTTACATGCAAGCAGCTTAATCGGATTTAAAATGTCACGTAACCACTatgataaatatttattaattaatttagaaatataataatatgagCAATCATGATGGtcatgtgacattttttaactACATAGGTTGCTAGTGAATCGCTTGGTGTATAGTGATAcacattttaattatataatttcatatttttattatacagaaattaaaaacaatacaaAGCCTCCTATCATATAGAATACAAGGGAAAGTAATTGCATTCAGCTAATAAATTCTCTAAAGAAAGAGACACCCCTAACAAATATAAAAGTAGCTAGCAGCCGCTATCAAGTAAGTGTTAATTAACCAGGAgttggtaagaaaaaaaaaaatttatgcaccATTTAACAATAATTCAGCCTTTGATAAATACAAATGACAGAACTTATAACAGATAACACAAAAGAAGCATTAAGCCATTAACCATGTTTATCAAGATTTGGTCAGACCCATCAGCTCAACTAGGTGTTTTTAGGCACTGTACAacttagaaacaaaaaaaagtgaatcCTCAAAATAGCATTCTTAAGAAATGCAAACAGTTGAATTAAATATGTAGTAAATatagatagaaaataaaagaaattttggtACATGcattttaagttcaaatttaatgGCGTGAACAAATGTTTATAACCTATGATATTGCCTCTTGTTCTTTACAGAGTTGCACTTGATCTTTAAGCTGCAAAATTAACCATAGCCATCAGACAAGCATACCAAGAAAAGTGAAAGTACAAAAGGGGTGGCAAGTCAGTGAATAGTTTCTAGCTAACTAACTGTTAAGCACATGGCTTCTAACTAATCAACAATTAAGCACATGACACAATCAATTAATAAGCAAGTGACTCTAAACCCTCAATTACAAAGATGATACAAAACTTTACTAAATTCTCAATCACATAGATTATACAATCTGTCTTATTTAGTGTGCAAGCTTACTGGTCAAATGTGTTTATTCTACACATATAGCATAAAATCCCAGTAAACAATCAGGAGCATAATCAAtcatggaaattatttttatttaaaacaacAACTTACATCTCCACCACTTTGTGATATTCAATGAGAATCTCAAAACTCCACAGAGCCCTACAAAGACCAAGCCTCTCGCAAGGATATCTAATAACGTTGaaatcaccaaataaaaacCAGGGGTTATTCCAACGACTACGCACCGTTGATAACTCCTCCCACAAATCAGCCCTATGAAGGTCTGCGTTTGGACCATAAATGCCAGTACAAACCCATGCAAAACACCCTTAAAAAGAACACTAACCGAAAACTAACCAACCAACACATCCATTTTCTCGACCACCCGCTTATCCCAAATCAGCAAAACCCCCCCAGATGATTGAACCGCATCCAAAACAGCCCAATCTTTGAAAGGACTACCCGATAAGCTTTGCAAGACAGCAGAGTTAATTGAAGAAAGCTTAGTTTCCTGGAGACAAACAATATCATTCCTCCATTCCTTAAGGAGATTCCTACAAACCTCTCTCTTTCGGGGATTATTTAACCCTCTGACATTCCAAGAAAGAAGTCTTAAAATCATTTATAACTGCCAAAAGCCCCCAAACTGTTCGCCGATTCTCTATAATGAGAAGAGGACCCATCGTAATTTACTATGGAAACTAGACCCCGAACTTCTACTTTGGAGTTCTTTTCTACCCTTAGAAGTACCCCttaagtttcttttctttttctttttttgttgctttgtttcactgtttgttttttttttttgttggtaaactACACAAGCCCAGTAGGTCTTGAACCCCAAGACATCATCCGCCAACCCATTAGAAATAAGTGTCAGTTAAGCATAGCTCATTGGCTTGTATAAAACATCACATCCACTCCCCAAAACACACCTTCTACTCCCACCCCAACTAAGAAAAAGTTGACCAAAAAACATAAATGATTCATATCACAGCTAGAGGGTCCAAAACATCACTACGACTTCACCTGCCATTACTGACCCAAGTGACCCTCTCCCATTTCCTATTTACAATGTAGGGTTGTTCTAATAATAGTTATTTAGGTAATAGCCAATACACAATCTTAGCCCTACTTTTGGCAGAATATAAATCCAAGACACCAAATCAAACAGTctcattacttatcaaaaaaaaaaaaaaaaaagagtttctttATGAAGAAAGCAAATTCACACGATCAACACAAACCTAAACCACCAACAAGGAATCACCATTAAAAAGCTACAGAATATTCTGAATTAGAATACACACTAATACCCAAAAAGATCATCTTTAGTGGCTGATACCCAattgcatttaaataaaaataataataataatatagcaCTACCAAACAAGACCGTGACTGAAACCCTAGAAACtcaaaagtaaaagtaaaaaagaagcAGTACTTTTAGGCGATCTCCATCAATGGCTTCAAGCAGTCGAGGGCGATCTCCATCAATGCCCTTGCCCTCTTTTGctcgtccctctctctctcaccgaTTTCCCATGGGTGCGAGTCACAGTGCTTCGGCAGTCACTGTAGGTCACTTCGTCATGATGGGTCTGGGTCGTGGGTCAAAGTTTGGTGGTGGATCGTATTTGGTGTTTGCGATGGTGGTtgttttgtgatttgtgatttggtgaTTTGGTGgctaggtttttgttttgtgatggGTGTTTTGTAGTGGTGGTGGCTAGTGGtaggttgattttgggttggggtttacgATGGTAGCAGGTGGGTGGGTGATGGTGGCTGTTGGTGACTGTGGGTTTGCTGTAGGTTGGGTTGGCTAGCGGTGACTGTGGGTTTACAgtggtttgtttttgtttgtgatttggtGGTTAGGggttgggtggtggtggtggtggtgatggtcgtggttgtgggtggtggtggctgtggctATGGGTAGTGGTAGAGACGAGACAGTGAGGAGCTTTTCGaagtgtttgagagagagagagtgtctGTGTGGGAGACTAGCTAAAAACGAAAAGGCGCTAAAActgaaaaggggaaaaaaacagtGGGAAAATTTAGgcctggggggggggggggaaatgtAAGGGTCTATTGGGGCGAGTCATTGACAGCCGCTATATCCAAGCTTTGGGCCGCTAAAACATGCCTATTACAGCGGGTCATTGGCCCGCCGTAGTAGTACGCCACAATAGATCTCATATGCAGCGACAGGCCCAAAATGCGCCGCAATAGGCGACATGTAGTGGCAGGTTTCGCACCCGCCACAATAGGTCggtttttttgtagtgtttcttaatatataaagGAGGGGGGAGAATAAAATCTATTTCAACATATCTCTATCTCctctaataaattaaaaaggtaAGACAGTAAATTCAAGACATACAATTATCATTCCAACAATGCTTAATGCAATGCAGCAATGCTATATCATTTGAGAAAACGTTCTGTCCGGAGCTGGCAAAAAAGGGGTTATTTACGCCACCAATCAAGAGCTACCATGCCAGATATTCAATGAGGCCTCAGTACACTCTATCACACAGGATTGTAGctcaaataaaaccaaaatcatCAAACACATTCCGTTCAGAAGCCCTTACTTGGAGAAATAGCACCAGCACCAACGCCATCTCTCCTCTAGCCAACAAAGCTCCTCTCTGCTGCTAGAGCCGCCGTGGCGTTGTTCTGAGCCGGCGCCCACACACCCAAATACTACAGTTTGTTCGACttcccctttatttttttattagttatttcCCCAATATTTAGGTTTCgaaattttggtgggtttgggttattttttggatatcaatttgttcatattggtataggttttgttgaattatatggattttcctttttttttttttttaggtattttcatgggttttgattaGATTTTTAAGTGATAGGCCACCCACCTGTACTTGTATCCATGTATTTGATTAGATTCTTAAGTGATTCCATGGTATTTTCACATAGAAGATAGTCTGCTCATCCTGCATCATCGATGAAGAAGAGACAACTGAGGAGCCAATTCCAAGGTTACCAAAGGAGCCTAGCTTGATGAAAAGGCCCAAAAATGTGGTCCATGCATTGCCCAGTTGAAATCGTTTGGGAATTGGGAGTTTAattattacataaatttaagAATGATACATCAAAATTGTTTGTCGATTGGAATCTTTGGATTCCTCTCTCAGTTGAATTCTTTAGTCTATTTGTCCAAATATGCTTCCAAATGTTTCTATTCCACCATTTGGTTAATTAATATAAACATATCGAAAGTGTGCATTATGACATTTCTTGAAACTAAAAAGGGTAGAAATTGTCATCTTTGATATATATCTATGTTTGAAATGGATGCATTCACCAATTTTTAGTTGTTTGACAGTAAAGATGGTTGAGTTCAACCAAAGCGATCTTGGTTCAGAGAAAACATTTGGATCACAACTATTGAAATAAATTTGGAGATAACTCTTGAAAGAAACAAAGTAGATACTTttggaaattcaaaatttggaatGGCTTGATAGAACTGAAATTGGAAATTGACATGCTAGCACCATATCTGTGGTGACCTAACATTTAATGCTGGGCATGGCTTGTCCAAACATATGACTAGAACCCAATCCCCTGTTTTGACTATAGGgaactttactttcttttttctctcaccttttatttttattatcgaTGTGTTGTTGATTGCATACTCAACTCTAATTTATGTCATTGACTCATCTCCCCAGCAAGTTTCATTTTATCTAGTTGAGGCTGCCACATTAGGTATGCGCAAATTGACAGAGTTGtgttgttaatattttttttattattgcttACTTCATCCAACGTAAAAAGAGTTGTCAAATGTAAGAGAGGTGGTCACCAAGTGCTAAGGCATGGTGAGGAGTGCTGCTCTTATGCCTTTTGAGCTTCAAGGCAAGGAACACTCACCTTTGGGTCTAAAGTGAGCACATTTGggctttttatattatttaagaactttcattttttaatcttttaagaGATGAGTGGCAACCTTGTGGACAACCTAAACTGCTTTCTTTGCTAgtctaattttaaaattttgaattatgttattttttgaAAGTCACTGTGCTCCATCTTTTTGTAAAACAGGTATTAAGTGTAGGCAAAAATAACTATTTCTAGGTTGCCTCGTCGTGATTATACtatcatatttatttaattttcatttttttttaaaccttgacttaaattttttggatttgctTTTCTTGGGAGCTTGTTCAATTAGGAATCCAACACTAAAATGAATTTCATTGAATGGGAATCTTGTTTTTTGTTATAGGCGCCTTCTCgacaagttttttttatattgtggtTGTTGAATTCTCCACCGTGAACCTAGGCCTCTGGACACAGCTGGTATCATTTATTTGATAGATATTATCATATTCTTAgcttcaaatataattttttactaattgtAATTTCAATTTTCTCCTACTTGTAATGTCAATTTGCTCTCTATATGTACTAGAGTGCAATTAAAGATGTAGTTGGAGTTATTTTATGTAGTGTTTATTGAGTTGTTGAGCAAGGTGTTCAACTATACCCTGCATTTCTTGTGCTTATGTGgaattaatttgaatttctaaaaattcaaattggttgtttagttttgtaTTATGTGGTTGGATTTACTCTTTACTTGTATCCTAAAACAAGTTTGCCAAATTGGGCAAGTTTGGTATTGTAATAGcacaatatttgaatttattctCAATCATATCTTATGAatttttcttctgttttggtttttatagtttattttgaaatttaaaattacttgAATTGAAAATATGAGTGTGAGCAATGAAGAACCTGAAACAATCTCACTTTATGATATGGTGGATGATgagtcaaaaataaatgaagatcaAAATGATGTAGACTTGTCATTGAATGATTCAAATCAACCTTTTGCATGCAATAGGCATTATGTCTCAATAAAGTATTTGATAAGCTTGAGGATGCTAAAGCATGTTATAATGCATATGCAATAAATCATACTTGAAAGAGTAAAAAAGATAGAATATTGGTTGGTATTGAATATGTTTGTTCAAAGGAAGGGTTTTGTCGTAGATGTGATGAAGACACAGAAAGAATAGGTCCAGAGCATGCAAAAACAAGAGTGGGATGCAAAGAAATGATAggtttaaagaaaattgaaaaaacatggGTTGTGTGTAAGTTTGTGGAGGATCATAATCATAAGCTTCTTACCCCTAAGAGTACAAGCATGCTTCATGGGCATAGAGTGATGACAAATACCCAAAGGAATCTTATAGATACACTCGATGAGACAGGTATACCTCCAAGCAAGATAATGTCTGTGTTATGTAAAGAATCCGGTGGTGATTATAATGTTGGATGTATTTCAGTcgatattcaaaattttttgggtaataaaagaagaaatttgcTTCAAGATGGAGATGCCCAAGGAatgtacaaatattttattgagcAGCAATGTAAAAATCTAGGTTTTGTTTATGCAATTGAAGTTGATGAAAATGGGTGCATGGGTAATTGCTTTTGGGCAGATGCTAGGTCAAAAATTGCATACCAATATTTTGGAGATGTTGTTACTTTTGATGCTACATACCAAACAAATACTTATAAGATGCATTTTGTTCCTTTCACAGGGGTTAACCATCATCATCAATCTGTGATGTTTGGATGTGCTTTGCTTGTGAATGAAACAGCTGAATCTTATACATGGTTATTGAAGACTTGGCTTAATGTAATGCTTGGAAATCCTTCTTCTACAATTATCACAGATGATGACAAGGCTATGGCTAAGGCAATTGCAAATGTATTGCCTAATGCAACTCATAGATTGTGTATGTGGCATATTTTACAGAAAGTTCCAGATCAGTTGtcccatatatataataaataccATTGCATCCATGATACACTCACCATTGAAGAGTTTGAGTTAGGATGGAGTAAGATTATGGAGAACTATGGATTAAGGGGATAACGATTGGTTGGGAAATCTCTATATGCGGCATGAAAAATGGGTTCCCACTTACttacgaaggaaattttgtgCTAAGATGTCTACAACTCAAAGGAGTGAAAgcatgaataaattttttatagattATGTTCGTTCAAGTACAACAATAAGTGACTTTGTGTATCAATATAAGCAAGTTTTGAATGCATATTAtcttaaagagaaagaaaatgatgtaaagaaaaaaaaattcagtgcCAATTTTGAAAACATGTTACAAGATAGAAGTAGAAGATGCAAAAGTTTATACAAAAAAGatgtttatgaaattttaagaagagttattttgtagtaaaaaataCAAGGCATCCAAATATTGTAAAGAAGAAGTGAAGAAGATATATAATGTGGTAGCTCATGGGAAAGAAAGTCCATTTTATGAAGTGTCATTGGACATTGTTGAGACAAAAGCTATTTGTACATGCCATATGTTTGAGTTTGTTGGAATTATTTGTAAGCATACTCTTGCTGTTTTTGTGAAGAAATCTCTTGTACACTTTTTTCCAtcacattttattttagagagaTGGACAATAAATGCCAAGAAGTGCATTGTACATGAAATATCTGGTGATATCGTACAGGTTGAGCCACAAATTTCTTCTACCTTAATGAGAAATAATTTGATGCTTCAATTTTTGGAAGTTGCAGAGGCAAGGTCACAGTAAGAGAAGAAATATAAGCATCTTGGACAAACTTTACAAAAAGTTCATGAGGAGCTTCTAGCCATGCAAGATGTTTGTGATATTGATGATTCAAGAAGTCCTGATAATACTATATTAAACAATCAAGTATTATCAAATATTCTAATTGCTTTGCGAGACCCTCCACATGTTCCTTCAAAGGGAAGGACTAAAGCTTTGAGACAAAAGCATCCAAGAGAAAAACAATTGACGAAGAAGAGAAAGTGTAGCATTTGCAAAGAAACAGGTCATGTGAGAAGCAATTGTCCGTCACATAAGCATTCTGggtaattatataaaattattgatttttgtattgatttattatttaaatttttgttttataaaatttcttcttGTAGGGATGTTGCAAATACAAGCTTGACACCATACTTGGAGTCAATGCATCAACAAAGTCAAACTgaggtttttttaattataatatattcaaTTTCACGATAATACATATCTTTAATGATATTTTCCAAAatgaacttttaattttttgaattaggAATCTTCGATAACAAGGTTGAACTCGTCAGTCATAGCAAATACATTGTACTCCACAAGTTTTGTATAGGTATAtgatgtatttgattttttttacttagtatAAATTGTTCAGTAATGGatgattttgttatttattctaATTTCTATTTGTCAATCATCTTTAGGATTCTTTGCCAGCTGCGACGTATCCTTCTACATCGTCATCATCTACCATGCATATACATCCAACCAGTCATCATTTAAGGTATGACCACTTATTGTTTAATtagaatattttgaaatttttttttttataattgtgctcattctaatatatatatatatatatatatatatttgtatttggttgtaCGTTCTTTTATGTAAGATCTATTACAACAATTCCAAGAAAGCTGATGTACAAACAAGTTTTGTGACCAAGAGAATGCATTGGGAagcaaatattttttgctatacaatattttaattgtGGTGGATAGAACCATCTTCTTGTAGTTTGAATTgaaacaagttttattttaagatgTATCTTCAATCATATGATTCTCTTTTTATACTCTGAATCATGACATGTTTTATTTCAGGTGAATGTATTGTCaatgaaaaactttttaaaaaaaaattgtgacatgTTTTATTccaaatttatttgtaatcttatgattctttttttgtattttgaatcatgacaagttttatttcaagttaatatattgtcaattagaaactt of the Quercus robur chromosome 10, dhQueRobu3.1, whole genome shotgun sequence genome contains:
- the LOC126703877 gene encoding uncharacterized protein LOC126703877, producing the protein MAIIDLESDKNKERRFKQDDLHTASSCSFAVHAAKKAKTDGRPIERAILYPILHTRKDGSAVNPVVKAKMDKMKELLDDSSNHLQSSDTSGSIAWSIDDVFAKVMGKECKGPIRGIGFGPSPSGRSSKSALTDIEIHSSQARDNEVAQLKASLATMEDKLASFDEMKERLSQFEEMEQRMARMFQQMQQISSQCNQDVPSAQQSPALQKSSAASYQPSSL